One segment of Microbacterium arborescens DNA contains the following:
- a CDS encoding GAF domain-containing protein, whose amino-acid sequence MSSSWSAQWDVAPESSRLLIERAHDELLAGTDAERRLNDVRSLVRESWRRSMANLVGAEALPPLEFDERALAAYRSAHPLAGVMDMVRALLVPSADSGVVVAVGDAAGRLLWVEGDTSVRTLTGDVGFVAGANWSESAVGTSAPGTALQLGRSVQIRGAEHFNRLVQPWSCTAAPVHDPETHRLLGVIDVTGRAEAATPQARLLVDATARAIESEVLVARLRSRADRPRGFVRSRNRVGSAPTASTLRVLGRDRALLEIAGPDGERIVEVSARHADILLMLATHRQGLSAERLAELVYGPDATDTLRPEMVRLRRMLERTAPHLVPLSRPYRLPTELETDAQQVASLLDRGAHRVALAAYSGPVLPDSCAPGTEEVRDRLRGSLREALLAEASVEVLLAYVETDEGTGDAEVLRLCLRLLPARSPKRAGIVARLTALGNPDE is encoded by the coding sequence GTGTCCTCGTCGTGGTCTGCGCAGTGGGATGTCGCTCCCGAGTCGTCCCGTCTGCTCATCGAGCGTGCACACGACGAGCTGCTGGCCGGTACCGATGCCGAGCGTCGTCTGAACGATGTCCGGTCGCTCGTCCGAGAATCGTGGCGCCGATCGATGGCGAACCTCGTCGGCGCCGAGGCGCTGCCGCCACTGGAGTTCGACGAACGCGCGCTCGCGGCGTACCGCAGCGCTCACCCGCTCGCCGGGGTCATGGACATGGTCCGCGCCCTGCTCGTGCCGAGCGCCGACTCCGGCGTGGTCGTCGCCGTCGGGGATGCGGCTGGCCGATTGCTCTGGGTCGAGGGCGACACCAGCGTGCGGACGCTCACGGGCGACGTGGGGTTCGTCGCGGGGGCGAACTGGTCGGAGTCTGCGGTGGGCACCTCGGCGCCGGGCACAGCACTGCAACTCGGCCGGTCGGTGCAGATCCGCGGCGCGGAGCACTTCAATCGCCTGGTGCAGCCCTGGTCGTGCACGGCGGCACCCGTGCACGACCCCGAGACCCATCGGCTGCTCGGCGTCATCGATGTGACGGGCCGTGCGGAGGCAGCGACCCCCCAGGCGAGGCTTCTCGTCGACGCGACCGCGCGTGCGATCGAGAGTGAGGTGCTGGTCGCTCGGTTGCGCTCCCGGGCGGACCGGCCGCGCGGCTTCGTCCGATCACGGAACCGCGTCGGTTCCGCCCCGACAGCGTCGACGCTGCGGGTACTGGGGCGCGATCGTGCTCTCCTCGAGATCGCCGGACCCGACGGTGAGCGCATCGTCGAGGTGTCTGCCCGTCACGCCGACATCCTGCTGATGCTCGCGACGCACCGCCAAGGCCTGTCGGCGGAACGTCTGGCCGAACTGGTCTACGGCCCCGATGCCACCGACACGCTTCGCCCCGAGATGGTGCGGTTGCGGCGGATGCTCGAACGAACCGCGCCGCACCTCGTTCCCCTGTCGCGTCCGTACCGGCTGCCGACGGAGCTCGAGACCGACGCGCAGCAGGTGGCCTCGCTGCTCGACCGCGGGGCGCACCGTGTGGCACTCGCCGCCTACTCGGGCCCGGTGCTGCCGGACTCATGCGCCCCGGGAACCGAGGAGGTCCGCGATCGGCTGCGGGGTTCGCTGCGCGAAGCCCTTCTGGCCGAGGCCTCGGTCGAGGTGCTGCTCGCTTACGTCGAGACCGATGAGGGAACCGGAGACGCGGAGGTTCTGCGGCTGTGCCTGCGACTGCTGCCGGCACGCTCGCCGAAACGGGCGGGCATCGTCGCACGGCTGACCGCGCTCGGCAACCCCGACGAATGA
- a CDS encoding putative glycolipid-binding domain-containing protein — MRTTRISWTGVGSAETVERCTTEYSDDGIRIVGEVDGGEQACRYAVRLAPDGGFHHATIEVGERVTHIENTDGAWTVDGAARPDLAGATDLDITVTPATNALPIRRLRLAVGSHADVVVAWAHVPSLEVQLSRQRYTRVGPRAYCFESRDHNFRRTLTVDDDGFVLSYPGLFERVTGS; from the coding sequence ATGAGGACGACGCGAATCTCGTGGACCGGCGTCGGGTCGGCGGAGACGGTCGAGAGGTGCACGACGGAGTATTCCGATGACGGCATCCGCATCGTCGGCGAGGTCGACGGCGGCGAGCAGGCCTGCCGCTACGCGGTGCGGCTCGCTCCGGACGGAGGCTTCCACCACGCGACCATCGAGGTGGGCGAGCGGGTGACGCATATCGAGAACACCGACGGAGCATGGACGGTCGATGGCGCCGCACGCCCCGACCTCGCGGGCGCGACGGACCTCGACATCACCGTCACGCCCGCCACCAACGCCCTTCCGATTCGCCGTCTACGACTGGCCGTCGGCAGCCACGCGGATGTCGTGGTGGCCTGGGCGCACGTGCCGTCCCTCGAGGTTCAGCTCAGCCGACAGCGGTACACGCGGGTCGGACCGCGCGCATACTGCTTCGAATCACGTGACCACAACTTCCGCCGCACGCTCACCGTCGACGACGACGGCTTCGTGCTGAGTTACCCCGGGCTGTTCGAGCGCGTGACGGGGTCGTGA
- a CDS encoding CCA tRNA nucleotidyltransferase, translating into MLNMAEGVARLRALAASPVVSALADAFERAGFELAIVGGPVRDALLGRATNDLDFTTNARPDDILRVVEPLATATWDIGRAFGTIGAKVRGEQIEITTYRADSYDGVTRKPTVEFGDTLEQDLARRDFTVNAMALRVPGPSLVDPNGGVEDLVATTLRTPSDPAVSFGDDPLRMLRAARFASQLGFSVDPATEQAMTDLRETLSIVSPERVQGELVKLLRTDDPARGIRLLVDTGLMQLVLPEVPALRLEIDEHHHHKDVYEHSLTVLRQAIELEYERNPDAAPDVVLRLAALLHDIGKPATRKLEPGGGVSFHHHDIKGSRMARKRLQALRFDSDTISSVSRLVELHLRFFGYSEGAWTDSAVRRYVRDAGDELERLHILTRADVTTRNKRKAARLKSAYDDIERRIDELAAAEELGAMRPELDGNRIQEVLGIRPGREVGEAYRYLLDIRLDEGMIGEEAAEQRLREWWSARSDG; encoded by the coding sequence ATGCTGAACATGGCCGAGGGTGTCGCGCGCCTGCGCGCCCTGGCAGCATCTCCCGTCGTCTCGGCGCTGGCCGACGCGTTCGAGCGCGCCGGCTTCGAGCTGGCGATCGTCGGCGGTCCCGTGCGAGATGCACTGCTCGGACGCGCGACGAACGATCTCGACTTCACCACGAACGCCCGACCCGACGACATCCTGCGCGTCGTCGAGCCTCTCGCCACCGCGACATGGGACATCGGTCGTGCGTTCGGGACGATCGGCGCGAAGGTGCGCGGCGAGCAGATCGAGATCACGACGTACCGTGCCGACAGTTACGACGGTGTGACCCGCAAGCCCACGGTCGAGTTCGGCGACACCCTCGAGCAGGATCTCGCGCGGCGCGACTTCACCGTCAACGCCATGGCGCTGCGCGTGCCGGGACCCTCGCTCGTCGACCCGAACGGCGGGGTCGAGGACCTCGTCGCCACGACGCTGCGCACACCGAGTGATCCCGCCGTGAGTTTCGGCGACGATCCGCTCCGGATGCTGCGGGCCGCGCGCTTCGCGTCCCAGCTCGGGTTCTCGGTCGATCCCGCCACCGAACAGGCGATGACCGACCTGCGCGAGACGCTCTCGATCGTGAGCCCGGAGCGCGTGCAGGGCGAGCTTGTGAAGCTGTTGCGCACCGACGACCCTGCCCGCGGCATCCGGCTGCTCGTCGACACCGGCCTCATGCAACTCGTGCTGCCCGAGGTTCCGGCGCTGCGGCTCGAGATCGACGAGCACCACCACCACAAGGATGTCTACGAGCACTCTCTGACGGTGCTGCGTCAGGCCATCGAGCTCGAGTATGAACGGAATCCCGATGCAGCGCCGGATGTCGTGCTGCGACTGGCCGCGTTGCTGCACGACATCGGCAAGCCCGCGACGCGCAAACTCGAGCCCGGCGGGGGTGTGAGCTTCCACCACCACGACATCAAGGGCTCTCGGATGGCGCGCAAGCGCCTGCAGGCCCTCCGCTTCGACTCCGACACGATCTCGTCGGTGAGTCGCCTGGTCGAACTGCACCTGCGGTTCTTCGGCTACTCGGAGGGGGCGTGGACCGATTCGGCCGTCCGACGCTACGTCCGTGACGCGGGGGATGAGCTCGAGCGACTGCACATCCTCACCCGCGCCGACGTCACGACGCGGAACAAGCGCAAGGCGGCTCGCCTGAAGTCGGCGTACGACGACATCGAGAGGCGCATCGACGAGCTGGCGGCCGCCGAAGAGCTCGGCGCCATGCGCCCGGAGCTCGACGGCAACCGCATCCAGGAGGTCCTCGGCATCCGACCCGGCCGTGAGGTGGGCGAGGCGTACCGGTATCTGCTCGACATCCGTCTCGACGAGGGGATGATCGGCGAGGAGGCCGCGGAGCAGCGGCTGCGCGAGTGGTGGTCGGCGCGCTCGGACGGCTGA